From the Desulfosporosinus sp. Sb-LF genome, the window CTAATCTGCGCATTAAAATACTCATTTGCTTTATCCTCGATTTGACTCACCAAAGCTTTTATAGAATGGGCTTGCGAACGTCCACAGATTCTTGCATCCTCATTACACAGCAAGCACCGGCGGCTTGGTAGTTGCAGCTGTTTTCGGGAAACAATGTAGCCATCAGCATCCAAAACATCCATATCAAACAGCCTTCCTAATGGATGGTGTTCTTCAAGAGCAACAGTATATTTTTTTAGCATAAAAGCATCCATGCGCACAGCAATAATTGCCTCACTGCCTGTTGGCAAGGCTCTTTTTTCGTAATCGATAACCGTTATAGCCTCTAAAAGAGCAGCAAGACCCTCCTCATGTACTCTATTATACAATGTGGTCTGTTTTACCTGTCCTGGAATATTTAAAGTGAAGGATACCAAAGGAGCGTGGTACTTCTCCAGCCATTCCTGTTGGCAAAGTGCACGTTTTTCACGGCTTAGTAAAATCTGTTCCTTTGTTACCATATCCTCCTCCTACGGCCCTTCTTTTATTAAATACCAGCAATAATGTGCTAACCATTCCCGCCTTTCAATTGCATCACAAAAAATCGTTTATAATTATGAACGCAATGTCGTTTATATTATAACCATTGTTGATATTTCAAGCAAAAAGCAGAGTGAAGGAGGGAGTACCCAAATGAGCCGCACAACTCTATGGAAGAAACTAAAAGAACCGGAATAGTCGTATCTTCTGAAAACAAATACACTTCACTGAAGAAAAAGAACGAGCCTTTACTGGTTCGTTCTTTTACCTTCGGGGTATCAAAATCAGAGATTTTGGTCTATATGATTCAATTCCATGAAGCTGTTAATCTTTTTATAAGTTTGACCTTCAATGATTTCCAGAATTCGTTTATTGGATTCTTTAATCAAATTGCACTAATTATGACAAAATCTCACTTATCTCTTTTTCTCCTGTCTTAACTAGTGTCTCTACCTGTTCATCCGTAAACTTTCCCCCGGTCTCCAATGTCTTTAAAGTATTCTCAAATAGGTTGACCAATGAGCCATTTATCTTTGCATATCGTTCCTGGGCATTCTCAGGTTCCATAACCTTCTCACCCCAAATCCCGGCCATGCAGTCGAAGAGGAAGTTAGTAATTCTCCTCATGATCATAGCTA encodes:
- the citX gene encoding citrate lyase holo-[acyl-carrier protein] synthase produces the protein MVTKEQILLSREKRALCQQEWLEKYHAPLVSFTLNIPGQVKQTTLYNRVHEEGLAALLEAITVIDYEKRALPTGSEAIIAVRMDAFMLKKYTVALEEHHPLGRLFDMDVLDADGYIVSRKQLQLPSRRCLLCNEDARICGRSQAHSIKALVSQIEDKANEYFNAQIRTVL